The window AAATGAGTGTGGATCATGAGTGTAATAATATTGAGTGTgggccaaaataaaaaaataaataaaaaatgcgaattatgtcatgaaaatcggtgtatgggtataaacaaatattgtaaGCAActatttcttatagttttttttcgatatttccaaaatattaagAGTCGATCCTGtttatcaatttgtagtagacagagtttaaagttttgatttcgGTTACGTATCTCaaaaatgtgacccattacCGTGCATGAccgtgtaaaatttcaaatcgatattcctataaataacgaaaatatgagggtatcttcatcttaaatacgacacactgtatatagttTAGTTCATAAGCATCATCGATCCGCGATGCCGCTTGGTATGAATATTTTATGGGCACAAACAATTTTCAGTAGTGATGCCATAATAAGCTTAAACTTAAATTACTCAAGGTGTAAAAGCGTGGCTCATTGGGTAACGGGCTGCTGTAATATACTAACccaaagtattaaaggaaaatttttttaacacgtaattttaccaaaatttcaaatagctgtatctctgcgaaaaattttagaatttgaaacAACTATAGCTCGCTTGAAAACATGTATCTTCTAGTTTTGGCCACCCGAAAAAAGCATTGCAATTTTTCTGATAtcattcgaaaacttaaactgcCTCCTTTAAAACCCttgcatattgttttgtaaaaaattttaccactcTCTCAATTTTCgttaagaacaagtgaaaaaacagaatttttccatattttcacAATACATTATTAATACACAAACACAATATACAGTATGAGTAAGTCAATTCAATGTACGCGtagtatgtttattaaaaatttaataaaaactttttgctttaaaaatttgcttGAAATGGAAATATCTTGTCCAAAAAACTCGTTCGGGATCTATTTATTGCtcatttaagagaaaaaaaaattgtgtacgcTTTTACAATTCTCATCCTTTCAACTATCCATACAAAGCGGCAAGGGGtggtgaaaatttttatgtaatatattccaaaactagagaataaaagtttttttaataagcatgataagattttaaataactgtttttttataaaatggggGCCAGGTTAAAAAACGGCTAAAATATGACAAAATCTgttttttgacatgttttatAAACGAAAATTGGGAGAGTGGtcttatttgtttacaaaacaatGTGCAAAGGGTTACAAGAAGGCAGTTACAGTTTTCGAATGATATCCGGAAACAAAAGTTATAAGGAGGTATAACTgttccaaattcgatgatttttcgcagagataaTGCTGTTTGTTATTAGTTCCTGACCTATTTGTAATACACATCccataacaattattattgaatcTCCTGTAATTACAAGACCAGTTTTAAGTAAGAAATTAATACTCATGGTATTTCTTTTGCTTATGACCGAACacatactgaaaaaaaattatttagcagAACTGAGGAAAACCTGgaacgaaaaacaaaaagaagatCTGCACTTTGTTATTGATTTTGGTAAATGTAGTTCCAAACATTGTTCCCActtcttcaaaaaattatttttcactcaaGCATCTTCTCTACTAACAAAAGGACGTCTCAAGAGTAAATTAGAGCAGTTTCGCCTTTCCATTTCATCTGTATCTGctcgtattatttttaaactgaaacTGAGCTAATATAACATATTAACTAGAAAGAAGTAGGACTTCCGGCTACAAAGTTTATAGATGAGGCATATGAAATAAAACCAGCACTTTTTCTCGAATGGGTGGTGataatgaaattgaataaaattttcggtaAAAAATTATGTGATAAGTGTTCACTATCTTTGTTACAACGAATATCTCTTCTTGTATACTCTTctatgaaattcaaataatgaaaattgtgattcaataaatcattatttttagaattaaaagcACTGGATAGAGAATTTCgtctgaatataaaaatttcgattcgaaacaaaattacaaaaaattttatttccgtaGGCCATTGCTTATAGCTATGACATTTATCAAACTTTTTGCAGTATCAGTCATTGTCCTTGATGCGCACGATAAAAGTTTCCAAGTACCtttaatttttagttgtaaAGTAACATTCAGTAATGTTGGTGGGGAATTGGTTACTAAACAAGTTTCAACGTTCGAAAGTGGAAAATTATATTCTGGCAAAattaacacgctttcttgccataaaattaaaataaattttaagccttTTTCATTCTGTCAAAGACATTGTCATCCTTTTTGATGACGTTATATTGGTATTTTCAACTTCAAAACGGTCATTACTTCAAAACATTTCGAAGCAGTGGTTTATTCCCCCCATAGCGGAACTCGTATCATAATTTAATTCTCTGTTGATTCTTGGCCTCTTTTTCgcgtttcaaatatttatgtcattaaaaaaatgtgctctttgtttcaaaaatttatcacaatcATTGCTCTTTTTActaacaaaatcattttcatgttttaacaGTTTTTACCTTCGTCTTTTTTATCATGTCATTAGtattaattgcattttaataaataaataggtacaaatgaaatttatttactgaCGAAAGAACACAGTTAAATCTTGACAGATATGTAACCAGCTGTTTACACCGAACTGACAATTAATAGACAAAGAAACAAAGGTTTAGTTAGAAAAgtttgagcagtaagtcggatttgaaaaCGATTTTCgccattcgattcgttagagcgtcgggaaattttttgaactaatttgatttataggaaattaatatgcactttataattgcattttaaattgaccgttaataataaattcacaattcggttgaTAGTggagaaaatgatttcaaacttgttacccGGGGgattttgggggtcgctgaacacgaatttTGTAACATacttggtctcagaggtacctgatGCAAAGGTATCCCCGTCGCCTCccggagttttcgagaaatttgtcatataatcagtccaaactcgtttCAAGGGGTTTTGGGATCGATGAACTCGAATTTCGTGACAGAATTGGCCTCAGAGGTACCTTGTGCAAAGGTATCCCCGTCGCTTTCTGTAGTTtttgtcgcgatattcgtgttcagcgatcccaaaaaaCCCAGTAATAACGAGgttggactgattatatgacgaatttctcgaaaacttcaGGAGGCGACGTAGATACCGTTGTATCAAATATCTCTGAGACCAATTTCGTCACGATATTcttgttcagcgaccccaaaaacccatCGAGTAACGAGTTTAaaccgattatataacaaatttccccAAATTAATCTtccccaaaaaattttgaagaaatttaggGGTGTCTGGAATTGGGGTATTTGATATTGATTCAATGATAGAAGGAGACGGAGAAATGCCTTCAGAATCAATTTgataattcaaaacatttattttggaaacGATAAAAATAGAGTTCTATGagtttatttgaattttcgcTCTTTTGAGAATCTCAAATACAGTTTTAAGACTTTGCTTATGGTGAATATCAGTTAcgccaaaaaatcgaaatctttACAAAGttctgttataaatttaaaattgtggaaaattttgtaaattgggGAAACAAATAAAACTTCAAAAGTTCCAAAACTGTTATTAATGGCAGCTTTTCCGATTTTCTATGATATGTTTATGATAAGACGAACTTTggaaattcaattttgtaaagaCTTTGTTACCATGTAATTTAGTtcgtaaattgttttaattatttgaaattgccaatttttaagtaatataacGTTATCGAGTTCAACTTAAGACAATCACCAGATATATGAATGAACTATCAggctttttctaaatatataaaggtgaaaACCATTCCTTTGAATATGATGCCTACAAATTCACAAATTCAAGAGCTTCGAGTGTGCGAGATtacgaaaattcgaaaatatcggACCTAAACTCGTGACAAGTCGATGCCGAAAAGTATATTCCGAGCTAAGAAAATAATTCTGAGAAAGTGATTTTTGTTCCGAAATTCTCGAATCAGTGACTAATTTAGTACCTGATTTGTATTTTCTGGTTTTGGTGGATTTATAATTAAACAGGGGACACTCATCATTAGCaagatgattttaatatttgaattaattcgtcaactttatttgggtatttataaattttttttttgaaatgtttattttttgtatgattgatTATTTCATCTTTTACTATAGTATTCTTTTTGTCATCTAAAACAAGTAACGTCATCTTCAAGAGCTTGAGCAAATAATCATCAATTGAATTGTATAGAGATTctggaaaatgaaaattgttttggtTCAGTGAAAGGAATTTTTGGAGACGTTCTTCATAAGAGAGTCTAAAAGTTTCTAAACAAGTATTTTTGAAAGCTAAATACTTATTCTGTTCAGGGGGATGTACTATGATTTCTCTAACACGATGAGTGAATGGTTTTGGAATTACGCAAGAAGCTATATAATATTTCGtaagttcaaaaataatatttccaattGTAAATGACATTTACAGTTTTGCGAACGAGAACTGCTTATCATCCGTTAGAAAATCTGGTAATTTGGGTAATGACGAACCTTCGAAATAagagtttattatatttgtacttCTCATTGACATTCTGTAATCAAGAtttttgcatacaaattttaataacgtAAAGtcaacaaaagtaaaaataaaataattgctaAAATGTCAAACTATTTTCTCAATTATTCAAAtcgtaaaagtataaaaaaagcaaGCAAAGAAAATAAACTAAAGGAATAAACATATCTTTGACTTTGCATGTTGCACCAAATTGTAAGAGTTGCTTTTACATCTAAAAATGCTGCaatctaaaatacgaaataaaccCAAACAACTATGTTTGAGAATTTCTTCCGCAATTATATGGAGTTcaaacaacaggcgttgctTAGGTAATATTTGTCTACAAAGCAAATTCGCATCTATCGATTGTaaatacattcgatagaaacgcaataGCAATGCCGCTACAAAGTTAATGGCCATCATTTCGAACAAATATTATTGCAGAAGCTCATAATATCAATGATTGAAGTATAATTATTAATCCTCAAATCAAAATAAGTGTATTTTTCTAGTCGCTTAAGCCGaagtttaaacttttatatatcaTTTCATTATTCTTAACTTATTAGTCGATTGCTAGGCATCCTAGGATCCAAGAGTTCAGCGTAAACCGAAAGTctgaataaaaaatcaacaatcaAATTTTCTTCTTGACGGAAATAACTCAGAGTTTGTGAATTAAGTTAAAGAACGTGTATTAATAATTTGTggggaattttgaaaaaaattgaacaaggTAAAAAAAACTAGTGgtcccattaaaaaaaaactatttttggtaCAATTTAACACTTGTTGaatgaaagtgatatttcagATACTTTAGAGGAAGTTGATGGTTTAAAATCGCATGTGTGGCAGAACTTTTTAGCtcttaaataagccaaatatgaacATTCTACTTAATTTACTATGGAAGTTACAGCCTTTTTGCCACAAGTCCATTTGCATCCAAACTTCCAATAAATATCGTTTACTTTGAAAATCTTAAAGATAAAGGGCGGtcactttattacaaaatatactcAAAACTATTGACTTAAGCGAGTTACGTAAAAACAAATATGGTATTCCAtttgaaataatgattttagGGTCAACGTCCGGTATAATGAGGATATATCCCAAGCATTTATGGTGAAAGAATACCAATTTTCCGATTTCTATTATATCTGGATCTCCAGAAATTTCTAATGGGTGGTCACCGTGGGCACCCTGTGTAGGTCTATCTCAACGCATTAATATACTTAATAGTGGTCAGAATATATTTGATCTCATATTGATAGGTATTCTCAATGCTACTGACACCGCaacaaataatgtaatttaaaaacagGACTCTTGCTATCCCCCTCTAGATATTTTGTAAATCTTTCCATGCGCAGACTATGTGTATATTGGTCATCTTTACTTCAATGTGATGTAAATCTGACTCTGAAACTCTTTCCCAAATGCTCTTATAAAGCTTagttctgtaaaaaaaaaaaaacttatttacagTACCAAACAAAAAGTCTCttcgtaataataaaataattttggaatatcGTTAGAATTGCAAACTGCTAATTGGCTACGTTTCGCTAACTATGTTCGTATCATTCAAAACAACATCtcatcaatcattaaattattttgtaaatacattaattctcttaaaaaaagtaatgttATTCCAAATTCTATGTTATATTCTATGTTATTAGATTCCTTACAAGCTAAAGGAGAGAAATTAGTGACACTTTTACTCCATTCTCTATTATCTAGTCTAGACtagtaataaaattgaaaaaggcTCTCCGTAAAAGTTTTAGGAGCATTTCATATTACTTTTGGGCAAAAGGTCTTTTCCCCCTATTTTTACCTTGCTGAGTCTGGACCTGCCAGTTGCGCAATCTAAATCTCGACCCAAAGTAAGACATTCAAGATGGCGACCAAGATGGTGCCGAAACCCGAAATCGGTGCTGTGAAGCGTcccttttttatttagtaatgcGCTCAAAACATGCTATTACACGTTTTAGAGCATGAGGAATTCGAAAATATACTTACAAAAATTGCAGGTTAGGGTTTTTTAAGATGGCGATcaagatttcaaatttttactctAATACAACATTTTAACTTATACAACATTACTAACGCTCTGAAGTTTAAGTTTTCGAAGAAAAGTTTCCAGGCTTCTATCGTTGTAATAGATACAACTTGGTGGACGTTGAATCACAAAAACTTTCTAGATGATCGACTTTCACAGGTGAGAATTCCTTGCAAATGTCATGCACTGGAAAGTATTTAGTATCCTGGCAAGTGACGCTCATAGCCCACAGATGCGAACACTTCATATTCTGGGCATCATAACAATATGTTTAGCTGTACTGTCGACAACAAAAAGCAACTTTTATCGGTGGGTCCAGCGTATGACATCTCCTAAAATCCTCCTGAGACCATAACTTCAAGATCATCAATGTCATGTTCTACTATTTCATCGTTCAAAAACCTGCATAAGCCTTTTtctccaaaataattaaaaacctgCCCCAGTTCTTCGGCAACGCTAGAATCAGTGATTTTCCTGCGTACTGGAACGGAACTcaactcttttttattttcttgttccACCTTTTATGGATTGAGACAAATACCTTTCAAATACAACGTGAACTTCACTATACTTCAATTCATGACtcaatattctttttataaagcAGTCAGTGtaatcacaaaatatttcagCTTTCCGCAGGGATTTCACTGATTCTAACGTGTCGATTCCAAAGAACTGGAGtagctttttatttctttcggaGAACAAAGCAGACTTATATAGATTTTTGTCTGATAGAATAAGATATTGGTAATCTTAAAGTGGTGTTCTCATGAGGGTTTAAGGAGCTGTCACATGCAAAGTCCGCCGATGTTGATTTACTGAGAGCGTCACACGAGGAAGTTGATAACCGTATTATTCTTCATGCTGTCGACAGTACagctaaaaatattgttgtgatAACCAGAGAACCAGAGACACTGATGTAGTGCTTCTTTTCCATCACTTAGTCAAAATGAAGTGTTTGCACAAGAAACTTTCACCTGAAAAGGTCAATCATCTAGAAAGTTTTTGTGATTCAACGTCCAAACTTGCACCTGTTACAAAGATAGGCGCCTGGAAGCTTTTCTTCGAAAACTATAAACTACTGAGCGGACTTCGAGGCTCGCCTCTGTATGAGAACGATCTCAAAAACGTAGAGATATTTGtcgacatcaaaaattgttttaagtgTGTTTCCTCTGTcttatgaaacaattttacaaacaattcaattttctatGCAGGTTGATCCTGGCGTTGCGGGTACCGATGAAGCccgaactattttatttttagctgtTAGAAAACCAAATGCTCTCCCTTATACATCAGATGCACATCAAAATATGCCATTACCAAGTGAGTTGCCCTGGATATTTTCATGAAagatattttttggtaaaaacggTATTTAATGGTatctgatatatttatttataatttcaggTTTGTGTTTGGAAGAATGCCTATCTTCCCTCGGTATCCCTGCTCCCTCCACTTGAAGACTGCGGCTGGGCGTTGATGGCGATCAACTTGTGCGTGAACTCGACGCTAGATTCCATACCTAAGTGTTGTCCAGCAGTTGTTATTTATCACTGTAAAAGCCTGTATAATAAAACGTCAAGTGTAGGAAAGCAAATGTGCCGTATGAAAAATTCTTTACTCCCTAAAAACGCACCTGTCTCAATTCTGGAGAGACACACCAGCAATTTTTCTGTAAGCTCCTACTAGCTTTCGTTTTTGTTTCACCAAATATTGTCTCAAGTTAAGTTCAAATgttgttttcgaataaatttttgaaatctgaCACTTatgatgataatattaatatctcccaaaaaaacaatttagaagATATTTCCGGGCATtagataattttgatattaagaAAGACTATGTAAGGCTTAATtcctataatataaattaaatttttctcaaaagtcCACAGGTTTTATCTTTAtatcttatttaataaatattttaatcaatcatTCTCGAAATTTGCCTGATTCATGGAAAGTTAGCTGCATTGTAACTACATTTAATAATGATATCAAGTCtgatgaaatgaataataagcCAGTTATTATTCAAGCCagttatttcaatataatctgACAAccctaaatttttttgaaaaatgaatctTTGATAGTTTTTTCTTACAGTTAGCAAGCTTCCCCAGCAGCAAGGCTTTGTTCACGGTCGATCCAATTTAACTAACCATTCAGTTTATGAAAGTTTCCTATTGAAGAATTTTAGCTTGGGTAATCAAGTGGATGTGACGATGACTGATTTTTCTAAAGCACTTGACTTTATGAATACCTCGGCTCTGATAAGTAAATTCATTGCTTTTGGTGATCATGGTACTTTTGGTGATCATGGCTAAAATGCTACTTAACTTTAAATCCATATGTCAAGAttaataagttcaaatattttggtatttagGTACTCTCGAGTGTCTCGCATGGGTCACATTTGGGATCCtcttattaacaatttttataaatttttaaacaggCATATAATATTTGCAATCTCCTCTACGCTGACGAGCTAACGATATTAAGCCCCGTCAATTTTCCTAACGATTGCAGCActcttcaaaaaatgtcaattccTTATCTGACTGGCATCAcacttataaaatatcttttaacgTCTCTAAATGTCGAAATGATCGccttttattaacaatataaacACCCCATTTGAATCCTTACTCTTACTCTTTAAATAACACATGTAAATAACTGATCTCGCGTCATTTTTGTTAATCTCTATCAATTTCATCCCACATTCGTTATGTAGTTCAAGAATCATACCATCAATATGTAAACCAGAAATGATCATGGAGCCGTTTATGTTAAATAACAAAAGAGAGAGAGTAAAACAAATctgtaaataaatgataaaaacataaatataaaatataaatataaaaataaaatataaatataaaatataaatataaaatataaatataaaatataaatataaaatataaatataaaatataaatataaaatataaatataaaatataaatataaaatataaatataaaatataaatataaaatataaatataaaatataaatataaaatataaatataaaatataaatataaaatataaatataaaatataaatataaaatataaatataaaatataaatataaaatataaatataaaatataaattaaaatataaatataaaatataaatataaaatataaatataaaatataaatataaaatataaatataaaatataaatataaaatataaatataaaatataaatataaaatataaatataaaatataaatataaaatataaatataaaatataaatataaaatataaatataaaatataaatatgaaatataaatataaaatataaatataaaatataaatataaaatataaatataaaatataaatataaaatataaatataaaatataaatataaaatataaatataaaatataaatataaaatataaatataaaatataaatataaaatataaatataaaatcccAGCACTGGGGGGTGCTGCACTTTGCTGTAGTACTCAACAGAGGAGAAGCCAACTCCTACTGGGCGGGTTCCTGGGTGGCGGATAGGGGAATGCTCATCGGTCTGCACTACTCCACCGATGGGTAAGGAGCTTGCTCCTCCCGGACCAAATTCTTTTGTGCGCGTATCTGGCTGGCTGTTTCGGCGTGCGCACTGGTCGTGCCGGATCCCGGTGCCGTGTTGGCTTTGCGGTACCGTGGCGAAGGTTATTGTGCAATCTAAGGGTCGGAACCTGTGTTGCTCCGAGCGGGTATACGGCGCGTCCGTGTATTCCGGCGTCGTTCCTGGTAACCCCAGGTGGGTGTTGGTCCCCTGAGTACAGGGGTGGAAGCTGGCGATGCCTACGGGATCGTTTGTCTTCCTGGGTGTACCCGTTACCAACAGTACCCGGCTCGCTCCCTCACACACGATGAGTCGATTATCTGATAATGGAACTAAATCCTCAACAGAAGCCAATAGAGAGCAAAAACGGGGAGGACATGTCACCGTCCGAAATTAGGGACCCGAGCAGCGTCTCGGTTAACACTGAACCGCACGGAAGTGGAGTGGTAGCTATGAGCAGCGATAAACCGCAAGCTCAGGTAGGCAGTCAAGCCACCCAGGAGGGAGCCGCCTCCAAAAAAATGAACGCTGCTAGCAGACAGCAGCGAAAGAGAGAGAGGAAACGTCATATCAGACAGTTAAGAAACAAAGAACTTTTGTCAGTTGAGAGAGCAGAGCTGGCACTGCCGAAGTTCATTGTCATTTCAAGGAAGGAGGGTGACTTTTCAAAAGTAAGCCCTTTCCTCATTGACAAGCTTCTTGCGCAACTTATAGGCAGCAAATTTGAAGTTAAGAAAATCAACGAGGGCCTATTAGTTGAATGTACGGTATCACGGCAAACTGAATATCTTCTAAAAATGACCCAATTGGGCGAATTTGAGGTAGATATCAAACCTCACGGCACACTCAACTCATCCAAGGGTGTGATAGTGTGCCGAGATCTGCTCAACAGCACAATTGAAGAAATTAGAGAAGGTCTTAAATTACAGGGTGTGTTGGATGTTCGTCGCATGACTACCAAACGCGACGGCAAGGTTATGGAAACAGCCACCTACCTTCTTACCTTTAACACCCCGAACCTACCAAAAACATTTAAGGCAGCCATACATCGCCTAGAGGTTCGGCCCTATATCCCGGCCCCAATGCGATGTTTTAAATGCCAAAGATTTGGCCACACCGCTTCCCGTTGTACTAAGGAAGAAATATGTGTGTGTGGAAAAGCAGTGCATGATGGTACTGATTGTCCTCAACCGGTCAGCTGCATAAATTGCGGCGGACCGCACAACGCAAGATCTCGCAACTGCCCAGTATATAAACAGGAATTAACCATACAAGAGCTGAAAACCATTAATAAGCTAAGTTATATTGAAGCACGGAAGCAATATCTCTCTTCGCTTCCAAGGACACAATCAGGAGCCACCTACGCAAGTGTTAGCGCACCACCGGCTGCTCCTCCAAAAGATTTGGCTCAACAACTTGCCCCTATGATCTTCC is drawn from Chrysoperla carnea chromosome X, inChrCarn1.1, whole genome shotgun sequence and contains these coding sequences:
- the LOC123302309 gene encoding uncharacterized protein LOC123302309, whose amino-acid sequence is MQVDPGVAGTDEARTILFLAVRKPNALPYTSDAHQNMPLPSSKFEVKKINEGLLVECTVSRQTEYLLKMTQLGEFEVDIKPHGTLNSSKGVIVCRDLLNSTIEEIREGLKLQGVLDVRRMTTKRDGKVMETATYLLTFNTPNLPKTFKAAIHRLEVRPYIPAPMRCFKCQRFGHTASRCTKEEICVCGKAVHDGTDCPQPVSCINCGGPHNARSRNCPVYKQELTIQELKTINKLSYIEARKQYLSSLPRTQSGATYASVSAPPAAPPKDLAQQLAPMIFQIMEKMIHEKLKNIVPSMVPALPQGQAKIPATPPTPAGGHSGTKSDVDKDEDDSNISPAESEPQRKRGRNIKKDGRGWPEGKKRS